The Papaver somniferum cultivar HN1 chromosome 3, ASM357369v1, whole genome shotgun sequence genome includes a region encoding these proteins:
- the LOC113355616 gene encoding probable protein phosphatase 2C 57 isoform X2 has protein sequence MEGSKGSSSNMENDGSNDNNGGRPPNPLAGAYRQCFSNSKVGNKTLIRHPSLVKTPSDVSFGPPVIGERYETEFIPIVRSGAWTDIGFRPNMEDAYICVDDFVNDYGIKNFFGKGPGAFYGVFDGHGGKHAADFARNNLPRLILEDEDFPKEIERAVVSAFLQADSAFAEACSTDTALASGTTALTALVYGRSLVVANAGDCRAVLCRRGKAVEMSRDHKPICIKERTRIEASGGYIDDGYLNGQLNVARALGDWHMEGLKHQNGGPLSAEPELMRTRLTEEDEFLIMGCDGIWDVFRSQNAVDFARRKLQEHNDPIRCSKELVDEALKRKSGDNLAVVVVCFDSNPPPNLVAPRPRLQLARSISAEGLRELQGFLDCMGD, from the exons ATGGAAGGAAGTAAAGGGAGTAGTAGTAACATGGAAAATGATGGTTCAAATGATAATAATGGTGGTAGACCACCAAATCCACTTGCTGGGGCTTATAGACAGTGTTTTAGTAACTCTAAAGTTGGGAACAAGACACTCATTCGTCATCCATCTTTA GTAAAGACGCCTTCAGATGTTTCTTTTGGACCACCAGTTATCGGTGAGCGCTATGAGACGGAGTTCATTCCTATTGTTCGTTCTGGAGCATGGACTGACATTGGATTTCGGCCAAACATGGAAGATGCATATATTTGTGTTGATGATTTCGTAAATGATTACGGGATCAAGAATTTTTTCGGTAAAGGGCCCGGAGCTTTTTATGGG GTCTTTGATGGTCATGGCGGAAAGCATGCTGCGGACTTTGCTCGTAACAATCTCCCAAGGCTCATCCTAGAGGATGAAGACTTCCCGAAGGAGATTGAAAGGGCAGTTGTTTCTGCTTTCCTGCAAGCAGATAGCGCTTTTGCAGAAGCTTGTTCCACTGATACTGCTCTTGCTTCTGGTACAACTGCACTGACAGCTCTTGTGTATGGGAG GTCGTTGGTTGTAGCAAATGCTGGAGATTGCAGGGCGGTACTCTGCCGTCGCGGAAAAGCAGTTGAGATGTCAAGGGATCACAAGCCGATTTGCATAAAAGAGAGGACGCGGATAGAAGCTTCTGGAGGTTATATTGATGATGGTTACCTCAATGGGCAGCTAAATGTTGCTCGTGCTCTGGGTGACTGGCACATGGAAGGATTGAAGCATCAAAATGGTGGTCCCCTCAGTGCTGAACCCGAGTTGATGAGGACTAGGTTGACGGAGGAGGATGAATTCTTGATCATGGGCTGTGACGGGATCTGGGATGTGTTCAGGAGCCAGAACGCTGTGGACTTTGCACGACGGAAGCTCCAAGAACACAATGACCCAATCAGGTGTAGTAAGGAGCTGGTAGACGAAGCCCTTAAGAGAAAGAGTGGGGACAATTTAGCAGTTGTGGTGGTGTGTTTTGATTCAAACCCACCGCCAAACCTGGTTGCTCCAAGGCCACGACTGCAACTTGCCCGGAGCATATCTGCTGAAGGTTTAAGGGAGTTGCAGGGGTTTTTAGACTGCATGGGGGACTGA
- the LOC113359183 gene encoding uncharacterized protein LOC113359183 — MNPNEKYLGTPLLIGKNKQQCFTHLQEKVKNRLSIWGGSTLSQCGKSQMIKTVTNTIPTYTMRCLQIHVEVVNNINALQRDFWWGFDEKKGTYSISWKYLKRHKDIGGQGFRDLRILNQALLIRAAWRICTNSDALWVKCMSAKYFPYTSMLHASKKNVCSWAWKGVQKNIEFIKQHNCWRFGSGDHIKIWIDVWIIGMDSPPIPKQEVVDSENFVWVKDLFMPNARQ; from the coding sequence ATGAACCCAAATGAAAAATATTTGGGTACTCCACTGCTCATTGGCAAGAATAAACAACAATGCTTCACTCATTTACAAGAGAAAGTCAAGAATAGGCTCTCTATTTGGGGAGGGAGTACTTTGTCTCAATGTGGAAAGTCTCAAATGATTAAAACTGTCACTAACACCATTCCTACTTATACAATGAGATGCCTACAGATTCATGTGGAAGTCGTTAACAATATTAATGCTTTGCAAAGGGACTTTTGGTGGGGTTTTGATGAGAAGAAGGGTACTTATAGTATTTCATGGAAGTATCTTAAAAGACATAAGGATATTGGTGGACAAGGTTTCAGAGATTTGAGAATTCTAAATCAAGCTCTACTTATTAGAGCAGCTTGGAGAATTTGCACAAACTCAGATGCTTTATGGGTTAAGTGCATGTCTGCAAAATATTTTCCTTATACAAGTATGCTACATGCTAGTAAAAAGAATGTCTGTTCTTGGGCTTGGAAGGGGGTGCAGAAGAATATAGAGTTCATAAAACAACACAATTGTTGGAGATTTGGTTCAGGAGATCATATAAAGATATGGATTGATGTTTGGATTATTGGGATGGATTCCCCACCCATTCCAAAGCAAGAAGTTGTGGATAGTGAAAATTTTGTGTGGGTTAAGGATTTATTCATGCCAAATGCTAGGCAGTGA
- the LOC113355617 gene encoding probable inactive receptor kinase At2g26730, which produces MAFFSVFSVFSVLILLLSNGRVIVVDSEPSAAEKNGLLSFLNQTPHENRLKWNASDSVCNWVGIECDSSRSYVYSLRLPGTGLVGSIPPNTLGNLNQLRVLSLRANRLSGPIPSDFSNLKLLRSVYLQNNVLSGEFPVSLTASNRLNRLVLSSNNFTGKIPFAVNNLTHLSVLDLDNNGFSGTLPSIDIAGLQGFNVSNNKLNGSIPETLEKFPASSFSGNLDLCGGPLKKCQPFFQAPSPSPEGEPSDKSPSKKSKKLSKAAIIAISVVCGLILLALLAFLLLCCLRKRKKNAATTRAAKPPVVPRSAVPVTETGTTSSSKDEIVGASSADAAGRNKLVFLDGGVYSFDLEDLLRASAEVLGKGSVGTSYKAVLEEGTTVVVKRLKDVVVSKKEFEAQMDVLGKVKHDNIVPLRAYYFSKDEKLLVQDFMAAGSLSALLHGSRGSGRTPLDWGHRMKIALGTARGLSHLHVSGKVPHGNIKSSNILLRSPEHEAGISDYGLNPLFGTATPPNRIAGYRAPEVVETRKVTFKSDVYSFGVLLLELLTGKAPNQASLGEEGIDLPRWVQSVVREEWTAEVFDVELMRYHNIEEEMVQLLQIAMACVSTVPDSRPGIGEVLRMMEDMNSTSSSRGGETDDGGLRQSSDEPSKSGGHTPPAVGSRTPPSSVTP; this is translated from the exons ATGGCATTTTTCTCTGTTTTCTcagttttctctgttttgattctATTGTTGTCTAATGGTAGAGTGATTGTTGTTGATTCAGAACCAAGTGCAGCTGAGAAAAATGGTTTGCTAAGTTTCTTAAATCAGACTCCACATGAGAATCGTCTGAAATGGAACGCATCAGACTCAGTTTGTAACTGGGTAGGTATTGAATGCGACTCATCAAGATCTTATGTTTATTCGCTTCGATTACCAGGTACTGGTCTTGTTGGTTCGATTCCACCCAACACATTAGGTAATTTGAATCAGTTAAGAGTTCTAAGTCTGAGAGCAAATCGTTTATCTGGTCCGATTCCGTCTGATTTTTCTAATTTGAAGCTGTTAAGAAGTGTTTATCTACAGAACAATGTGTTATCCGGTGAGTTCCCGGTGAGTTTAACTGCATCGAATCGGCTGAATCGTTTAGTTCTTTCCTCAAATAATTTCACTGGGAAAATTCCTTTCGCTGTTAATAATCTTACTCATTTATCTGTTCTTGATCTTGATAACAATGGTTTTTCGGGTACTTTGCCAAGCATTGATATTGCCGGTTTACAAGGGTTCAATGTCTCAAACAACAAATTAAACGGTTCTATTCCTGAAACTCTAGAAAAATTCCCAGCTTCCTCATTTTCAGGCAATTTGGATCTCTGTGGAGGTCCATTAAAAAAATGTCAACCATTTTTCCAagctccatctccatctccagaAGGTGAACCCTCTGATAAATCTCCGTCAaagaaatctaaaaagctcagtaaAGCAGCAATTATCGCAATTTCTGTTGTGTGTGGGTTAATTCTACTAGCCCTACTAGCATTCCTTCTTCTCTGCTGTTTGCGGAAACGAAAGAAAAATGCAGCAACAACACGAGCAGCAAAACCACCAGTGGTACCAAGATCAGCAGTACCAGTGACAGAAACAGGAACAACATCATCATCGAAAGATGAAATTGTTGGAGCATCATCAGCAGATGCAGCTGGCAGGAACAAGCTGGTGTTTTTAGATGGTGGGGTTTACAGTTTTGATTTGGAAGATTTGTTGAGAGCTTCAGCTGAAGTATTAGGCAAAGGAAGTGTTGGGACTTCATATAAAGCTGTTTTAGAAGAAGGAACAACTGTGGTTGTCAAGAGATTGAAAGATGTTGTTGTGTCTAAGAAGGAATTTGAAGCCCAAATGGATGTTCTTGGGAAAGTTAAGCATGACAATATTGTTCCACTGAGAGCTTATTATTTCTCTAAAGATGAGAAATTGCTTGTCCAGGATTTCATGGCTGCTGGTAGTTTATCTGCACTTTTACACG GGAGTAGAGGTTCAGGACGGACACCATTAGATTGGGGCCACAGGATGAAGATAGCCTTAGGTACAGCAAGAGGGTTATCACATCTACACGTATCAGGAAAGGTACCCCATGGAAATATCAAGTCATCGAATATCCTGTTACGTTCACCGGAGCACGAAGCCGGCATTTCCGATTACGGTCTAAACCCATTGTTCGGAACAGCAACACCACCAAACCGTATAGCAGGATACCGCGCACCGGAAGTAGTAGAAACAAGAAAAGTGACATTCAAATCCGACGTGTATAGTTTCGGTGTGTTGCTACTGGAATTACTAACAGGGAAGGCGCCAAACCAAGCTTCATTAGGCGAAGAAGGTATTGATTTGCCAAGATGGGTGCAGTCAGTTGTAAGAGAAGAATGGACGGCTGAAGTGTTTGATGTTGAGTTGATGAGATATCATAATATCGAGGAGGAAATGGTGCAGTTGTTGCAGATTGCAATGGCTTGTGTGTCGACGGTGCCGGATTCTAGACCTGGGATTGGTGAAGTGTTGAGAATGATGGAAGATATGAATAGTACTAGTAGTAGTAGAGGTGGTGAGACGGATGATGGTGGGTTGAGACAGTCTTCTGATGAGCCTTCTAAGTCTGGTGGTCATACTCCTCCTGCTGTTGGTTCTAGAACTCCTCCATCTTCAGTTACACCATAG
- the LOC113355616 gene encoding probable protein phosphatase 2C 57 isoform X1: MEGSKGSSSNMENDGSNDNNGGRPPNPLAGAYRQCFSNSKVGNKTLIRHPSLQVKTPSDVSFGPPVIGERYETEFIPIVRSGAWTDIGFRPNMEDAYICVDDFVNDYGIKNFFGKGPGAFYGVFDGHGGKHAADFARNNLPRLILEDEDFPKEIERAVVSAFLQADSAFAEACSTDTALASGTTALTALVYGRSLVVANAGDCRAVLCRRGKAVEMSRDHKPICIKERTRIEASGGYIDDGYLNGQLNVARALGDWHMEGLKHQNGGPLSAEPELMRTRLTEEDEFLIMGCDGIWDVFRSQNAVDFARRKLQEHNDPIRCSKELVDEALKRKSGDNLAVVVVCFDSNPPPNLVAPRPRLQLARSISAEGLRELQGFLDCMGD; this comes from the exons ATGGAAGGAAGTAAAGGGAGTAGTAGTAACATGGAAAATGATGGTTCAAATGATAATAATGGTGGTAGACCACCAAATCCACTTGCTGGGGCTTATAGACAGTGTTTTAGTAACTCTAAAGTTGGGAACAAGACACTCATTCGTCATCCATCTTTA CAGGTAAAGACGCCTTCAGATGTTTCTTTTGGACCACCAGTTATCGGTGAGCGCTATGAGACGGAGTTCATTCCTATTGTTCGTTCTGGAGCATGGACTGACATTGGATTTCGGCCAAACATGGAAGATGCATATATTTGTGTTGATGATTTCGTAAATGATTACGGGATCAAGAATTTTTTCGGTAAAGGGCCCGGAGCTTTTTATGGG GTCTTTGATGGTCATGGCGGAAAGCATGCTGCGGACTTTGCTCGTAACAATCTCCCAAGGCTCATCCTAGAGGATGAAGACTTCCCGAAGGAGATTGAAAGGGCAGTTGTTTCTGCTTTCCTGCAAGCAGATAGCGCTTTTGCAGAAGCTTGTTCCACTGATACTGCTCTTGCTTCTGGTACAACTGCACTGACAGCTCTTGTGTATGGGAG GTCGTTGGTTGTAGCAAATGCTGGAGATTGCAGGGCGGTACTCTGCCGTCGCGGAAAAGCAGTTGAGATGTCAAGGGATCACAAGCCGATTTGCATAAAAGAGAGGACGCGGATAGAAGCTTCTGGAGGTTATATTGATGATGGTTACCTCAATGGGCAGCTAAATGTTGCTCGTGCTCTGGGTGACTGGCACATGGAAGGATTGAAGCATCAAAATGGTGGTCCCCTCAGTGCTGAACCCGAGTTGATGAGGACTAGGTTGACGGAGGAGGATGAATTCTTGATCATGGGCTGTGACGGGATCTGGGATGTGTTCAGGAGCCAGAACGCTGTGGACTTTGCACGACGGAAGCTCCAAGAACACAATGACCCAATCAGGTGTAGTAAGGAGCTGGTAGACGAAGCCCTTAAGAGAAAGAGTGGGGACAATTTAGCAGTTGTGGTGGTGTGTTTTGATTCAAACCCACCGCCAAACCTGGTTGCTCCAAGGCCACGACTGCAACTTGCCCGGAGCATATCTGCTGAAGGTTTAAGGGAGTTGCAGGGGTTTTTAGACTGCATGGGGGACTGA